In a single window of the Aminomonas paucivorans DSM 12260 genome:
- a CDS encoding alanine/glycine:cation symporter family protein: protein MDKILETLVGWAWGTPLLVAVFSVGILFTVGTGFWQFRRFGFILKNTLCKMFEKTETGKGILTPFQAVAIAMASTVGVGNIAGVASAIAFGGPGAVFWMWICAFLGMITKMAECTLAVYFRDVDDSGEAYGGPTYYMEKGLGRMKGWPKAVWIPMAAVFGGGIWFTFFITMQNYTVSEAISSVFGVPMVGVSLFYAAACYAVVLGGIRRIGKVAATLVPFMAAFYLGGGLLILLKNASQVIPAFGLIFHSAFNPTAAAGGFGGAAVAVALRTGVARSIYSNEAGWGTAPHAHSTAQVDHPIRQGMWGVFEVFVDTILVCTMTALIVLVTGEWTSGKGGATLALAAFRHGFGNLGVTVFTLGLFLFGWTTSTGYCAYYEILARHVGHWNKGLAKALTLLCKWGYPIPGVAIVLWATKYEVGSGTVWLLADLSTAVPTFINLVAIAVLSPVFFRLLKDFDAREFGKSGGKMNHLFYEDDPANRR from the coding sequence ATGGATAAGATCCTGGAAACCCTGGTGGGGTGGGCCTGGGGAACCCCGCTTCTGGTGGCGGTGTTCTCCGTGGGCATCCTGTTCACGGTGGGAACGGGCTTCTGGCAGTTCCGGCGATTCGGTTTCATCCTCAAGAACACCCTCTGCAAGATGTTCGAGAAGACGGAGACGGGCAAGGGCATCCTCACCCCCTTCCAGGCGGTGGCCATCGCCATGGCCAGCACCGTGGGGGTGGGCAACATCGCCGGCGTGGCCAGCGCCATCGCCTTCGGGGGCCCCGGCGCGGTGTTCTGGATGTGGATCTGCGCCTTCCTGGGCATGATCACCAAGATGGCGGAGTGCACCCTGGCGGTGTACTTCCGGGACGTGGACGATTCCGGGGAGGCCTACGGCGGCCCCACCTACTACATGGAGAAGGGCCTAGGGCGCATGAAGGGCTGGCCCAAGGCCGTGTGGATCCCCATGGCGGCGGTGTTCGGCGGGGGCATCTGGTTCACCTTCTTCATCACCATGCAGAACTACACCGTATCGGAGGCCATCAGTTCCGTCTTCGGCGTGCCCATGGTGGGGGTCAGCCTCTTCTACGCCGCGGCGTGCTACGCCGTGGTCCTTGGGGGTATCCGGCGCATCGGCAAGGTGGCGGCCACCCTGGTGCCCTTCATGGCAGCCTTCTATCTGGGAGGCGGCCTGCTCATCCTCCTGAAGAACGCCTCTCAGGTGATCCCCGCCTTCGGGCTCATCTTTCACTCCGCCTTCAACCCCACCGCCGCTGCGGGGGGCTTCGGGGGCGCCGCGGTGGCGGTGGCCCTGCGCACCGGGGTGGCCCGGTCCATCTACTCCAACGAGGCAGGCTGGGGGACGGCGCCCCACGCCCACTCCACCGCCCAGGTGGACCACCCGATCCGCCAGGGCATGTGGGGGGTCTTCGAGGTCTTCGTGGACACCATCCTGGTGTGCACCATGACCGCCCTCATCGTCCTGGTAACCGGTGAGTGGACCTCCGGCAAGGGCGGGGCGACCCTGGCCCTGGCGGCATTCCGCCACGGCTTCGGGAACCTGGGGGTGACGGTCTTCACCCTGGGGCTCTTCCTCTTCGGATGGACCACCTCCACGGGCTACTGCGCCTACTACGAGATCCTGGCCCGCCACGTGGGGCACTGGAACAAGGGGTTGGCCAAGGCCTTGACCCTCCTGTGCAAGTGGGGTTACCCCATCCCCGGGGTGGCCATCGTGCTGTGGGCCACCAAGTACGAGGTGGGAAGCGGCACGGTGTGGCTCCTGGCGGACCTTTCCACCGCCGTCCCCACCTTCATCAACCTGGTGGCCATCGCGGTGCTCTCCCCGGTGTTCTTCCGCCTGCTGAAGGACTTCGACGCCCGGGAGTTCGGCAAGTCCGGCGGGAAGATGAATCACCTGTTCTACGAGGACGACCCGGCCAACCGCCGCTAG
- a CDS encoding DUF3798 domain-containing protein, which translates to MGSKAIHRILVGAALCCLFACPALGAAKFHIGVVTGTVSQSEDDLRGAERLIKEYGDVSKGGMIKHLTYPDNFMSEMETSISQIVGLADDPLMKVIVVNQAIPGTTEAFRRVKEKRKDILCFSGEPHEDPNVIDSISDLSCGSDTITRGYLIVAAAKKLGADTLVHISFPRHMSYEMLSRRRNIMEVACKDLGLKFVFETAPDPTSDVGVAGAQQFILEKVPAWLAKYGKKAAFFCTNDAQTEPLLKQVAAHGGFFVEADLPSPLMGYPGAFGIDLSKEKGNWPAILKKVEGAVVKAGGKGRMGTWAYSFGFANSAALAEFGKRIVEKKTKLGDFKTLMECFAKYTPGARWNGGYYTDLSTGTKRKNHVLIYQDTYILGRGYLDMTKVQVPEKYFKIR; encoded by the coding sequence ATGGGCTCGAAGGCGATCCATCGGATCCTGGTAGGCGCAGCGCTCTGCTGCCTCTTCGCGTGCCCCGCCCTGGGGGCGGCGAAGTTCCACATCGGCGTGGTCACGGGGACGGTGTCCCAGTCGGAAGACGACCTCCGGGGGGCGGAGCGGCTCATCAAGGAGTACGGCGACGTGAGCAAGGGCGGCATGATCAAGCACCTCACCTATCCGGACAACTTCATGTCCGAGATGGAGACCTCCATCTCCCAGATCGTGGGCCTGGCGGACGACCCCCTCATGAAGGTCATCGTGGTGAACCAGGCCATCCCGGGGACCACCGAGGCCTTCCGACGGGTGAAGGAGAAGCGCAAGGACATCCTCTGCTTCTCCGGGGAACCCCACGAGGACCCCAACGTCATCGATTCCATCTCCGACCTCTCCTGCGGCTCCGACACCATCACCCGGGGCTACCTGATCGTGGCGGCGGCCAAGAAGCTGGGGGCAGACACCCTGGTGCACATCTCCTTCCCCCGGCACATGAGCTACGAGATGCTCTCCCGGCGGCGCAACATCATGGAGGTGGCCTGCAAGGACCTGGGGCTGAAGTTCGTCTTCGAGACCGCCCCGGACCCCACCAGCGACGTGGGCGTGGCGGGGGCGCAGCAGTTCATCCTGGAAAAGGTCCCCGCGTGGCTTGCCAAGTACGGCAAGAAGGCGGCGTTCTTCTGCACCAACGACGCCCAGACGGAGCCCCTGCTGAAGCAGGTGGCCGCCCACGGAGGCTTCTTCGTGGAGGCGGACCTGCCTTCTCCCCTCATGGGCTACCCCGGGGCCTTCGGCATCGACCTCTCCAAGGAGAAGGGCAACTGGCCCGCCATCCTGAAGAAGGTGGAGGGCGCGGTGGTCAAGGCAGGGGGCAAGGGCCGCATGGGCACCTGGGCCTACAGCTTCGGCTTCGCCAACTCCGCCGCCCTGGCGGAGTTCGGCAAGCGCATCGTGGAGAAGAAGACCAAGCTGGGGGACTTCAAGACCCTCATGGAGTGCTTCGCCAAGTACACTCCCGGCGCCCGGTGGAACGGGGGCTACTACACCGACCTGAGCACCGGAACGAAGCGTAAGAACCACGTGCTCATCTATCAGGACACCTACATCCTGGGCCGGGGTTACCTGGACATGACCAAGGTCCAGGTCCCGGAGAAGTACTTCAAGATCCGTTGA